A portion of the Pectobacterium brasiliense genome contains these proteins:
- the uspB gene encoding universal stress protein UspB translates to MISTFALFWALCIVCIINMARYYSSLRVLLLILRDCDPLLYQYVDGGGFFTSHGQPSKQIRLVRYIYAQRYLDHHDPEFIRRCERVRGQFLLTTALCGLIVISLFAMTIWY, encoded by the coding sequence ATGATTAGTACATTTGCGCTTTTCTGGGCTTTATGTATCGTCTGCATCATCAATATGGCGAGGTACTACTCTTCATTACGCGTGTTACTGCTGATTTTGCGTGACTGTGACCCGCTGCTTTACCAATACGTTGACGGGGGTGGCTTCTTTACATCGCACGGCCAGCCAAGTAAACAAATCCGGCTGGTACGCTATATCTACGCGCAACGCTATCTTGATCATCACGACCCTGAGTTTATTCGCCGTTGCGAGCGAGTGCGGGGACAGTTTCTGCTTACGACCGCCCTGTGTGGCCTTATCGTCATCAGTCTGTTTGCGATGACAATATGGTATTAA
- the pitA gene encoding inorganic phosphate transporter PitA has product MLHLFAGLDYYTGLMLILALLFVLMYEAINGFHDTANAVATVIYTRAMRAEFAVVMAGVFNFFGVLLGGLSVAYAIVHLLPTDLLLNVSSAHGLAMVFSMLLAAIIWNLGTWYFGIPASSSHTLIGSIIGIGLTNALLTDTSVVDALNVPKMISIFLSLLLSPIVGMVVAGLLVLVLRRFWNNSKKRKRVHLTPVDREKQDGKRKPPFWTRTALILSAIGVSFSHGANDGQKGIGLIMLVLIGVAPAGFIVNMNASGYDISRTRDAVVNLQEYYRQHGDALTHVIDLSPPVIPTPESTIPGNGQKEFHCDSSRVMIAIDRTQGLLSNLKSYDQLNPDDRSRVRRLLMCISDTMDRVIKLPETPGEDKRYLSNLRKDMLQTIEYAPLWIIVAVALALSLGTMVGWKRVAVTIGEKIGKKGMTYAQGVSAQVTAALSIGVASYTGMPVSTTHVLSSAVAGTMIADGGGVQGKTIRSILLAWVLTLPVSMLMSGTLYWLALKLI; this is encoded by the coding sequence ATGCTACATTTATTTGCCGGTTTGGATTACTACACTGGCCTGATGTTGATATTGGCTTTGTTGTTTGTACTGATGTATGAAGCCATCAACGGTTTTCACGATACTGCGAACGCCGTTGCCACTGTTATTTATACCCGCGCCATGCGTGCCGAGTTTGCTGTTGTTATGGCGGGTGTCTTTAATTTCTTCGGTGTACTGCTGGGCGGCCTGAGCGTGGCCTATGCAATTGTTCACCTTCTCCCCACGGATTTATTGCTGAACGTGAGTTCGGCGCACGGTCTGGCGATGGTCTTTTCCATGCTGCTGGCCGCCATTATCTGGAACCTGGGTACCTGGTACTTCGGTATTCCTGCCTCCAGTTCTCACACGCTGATCGGCTCCATTATCGGTATTGGTTTAACCAACGCGCTGTTGACGGATACCTCCGTTGTGGATGCGTTGAACGTGCCGAAAATGATCAGCATTTTCCTGTCGTTGCTGCTCTCACCGATTGTGGGGATGGTGGTTGCAGGCCTGCTGGTGCTGGTGCTGCGTCGGTTCTGGAACAACAGCAAAAAACGCAAGCGCGTGCATCTGACGCCTGTCGATCGCGAAAAGCAGGACGGCAAACGCAAGCCACCGTTCTGGACGCGTACCGCGCTGATTTTATCGGCAATTGGGGTGAGTTTCTCTCACGGTGCAAACGACGGTCAGAAAGGTATCGGCTTGATTATGCTGGTGCTGATTGGCGTCGCGCCAGCCGGGTTTATTGTCAACATGAACGCGTCTGGCTATGACATCAGCCGTACCCGTGATGCCGTTGTCAATTTGCAGGAATACTACAGGCAGCATGGCGACGCGCTGACGCATGTTATCGACCTGTCTCCGCCAGTGATTCCTACGCCAGAAAGCACGATTCCCGGCAACGGTCAGAAAGAGTTTCACTGTGACAGTTCACGCGTGATGATTGCGATTGACCGTACACAGGGCCTGCTGAGTAACCTGAAAAGTTACGACCAGTTGAACCCTGACGATCGCAGCAGAGTACGTCGTTTGCTGATGTGTATCTCTGACACGATGGATCGGGTGATCAAGCTGCCAGAAACGCCGGGCGAAGATAAGCGCTACCTGAGCAACCTGCGTAAAGACATGCTGCAGACGATTGAGTATGCCCCTCTTTGGATTATCGTCGCTGTCGCATTGGCGCTGTCTCTGGGCACCATGGTGGGCTGGAAACGCGTTGCAGTGACCATCGGTGAGAAGATTGGTAAGAAAGGCATGACGTACGCACAGGGCGTTTCGGCGCAGGTGACGGCGGCCTTGTCGATAGGCGTTGCCAGCTATACCGGTATGCCAGTATCCACCACGCACGTATTGTCCTCGGCGGTTGCCGGGACGATGATTGCGGACGGTGGTGGCGTACAGGGCAAAACGATAAGAAGTATTCTGCTTGCCTGGGTGTTGACGCTGCCTGTCTCAATGCTGATGTCCGGTACGCTGTACTGGCTGGCGTTGAAATTGATCTAA
- a CDS encoding NAD(P)/FAD-dependent oxidoreductase yields MEQFDAVIIGAGAAGMFCAAQAGQRGLRVLLLDNGKKAGRKILMSGGGRCNFTNMYAEPAAYLSHNPHFCKSALARYTQWDFISLVNSHRIAYHEKTLGQLFCDDSAQQIVDMLVTECERANVTLRLRSEVTSVEKSDDRFTVQLSNGTSFQSASLVVACGGLSMPGLGATPFGYQLAAQFGINVLPTRAALVPFTLHKPLLEQLQTLSGVSVTTVVTTENGVTFRENILFTHRGLSGPAILQISSYWQAGEFVTINLLPDRDLTQLINDERAAHPNQSLKNTLAQWLPKRLVECLQELGQLPDVTLKQLNSAQQTQIEQSLQQWRVQPNGTEGYRTAEVTIGGVDTRALSSKTMEASAVPGLYFIGEVVDVTGWLGGYNFQWAWSSAWACAQALPFSK; encoded by the coding sequence GTGGAACAGTTTGACGCTGTCATCATCGGTGCTGGTGCAGCAGGCATGTTTTGTGCGGCACAGGCAGGACAACGCGGACTGCGTGTTCTACTGCTCGACAACGGCAAGAAGGCTGGCCGGAAAATATTGATGTCCGGGGGCGGGCGCTGCAACTTTACCAATATGTATGCAGAGCCGGCGGCCTATCTGTCTCACAATCCTCACTTTTGTAAATCAGCACTGGCGCGTTATACCCAATGGGATTTCATCAGCCTGGTCAACAGCCACCGCATCGCTTATCACGAGAAAACGCTCGGTCAGCTATTCTGCGATGATTCCGCACAGCAAATCGTGGACATGCTGGTAACAGAATGTGAGCGGGCAAATGTCACCCTCCGTCTGCGCAGTGAAGTGACCTCGGTGGAGAAATCAGACGATCGGTTCACCGTCCAGCTAAGCAACGGCACATCATTCCAGAGTGCATCGCTGGTCGTTGCCTGCGGCGGCCTGTCGATGCCCGGCCTAGGCGCGACACCATTTGGCTACCAGCTCGCCGCACAGTTCGGTATCAACGTGCTCCCAACTCGTGCTGCACTGGTACCCTTTACGCTACACAAGCCGCTGCTCGAACAGCTGCAAACGCTCTCCGGCGTCTCCGTGACGACCGTCGTCACCACAGAAAACGGCGTGACGTTCCGTGAAAATATCCTGTTTACGCACCGTGGGCTCTCTGGCCCGGCTATTTTGCAGATCTCCAGCTACTGGCAAGCAGGTGAATTCGTCACCATCAATCTGCTACCCGATCGCGATCTCACTCAGCTTATTAATGACGAGCGCGCCGCTCACCCGAACCAAAGCCTGAAAAACACGCTGGCACAGTGGCTACCTAAACGACTGGTTGAATGCCTACAGGAGTTAGGGCAACTACCGGACGTCACATTGAAACAGCTCAACAGCGCACAGCAAACGCAGATTGAACAGAGCCTGCAACAGTGGCGCGTGCAACCAAACGGTACGGAAGGTTATCGCACAGCCGAAGTGACCATCGGCGGCGTTGACACCCGTGCGCTATCCTCCAAAACCATGGAAGCCAGTGCGGTGCCGGGGTTGTATTTCATCGGCGAAGTGGTCGATGTAACCGGCTGGCTCGGTGGCTATAACTTCCAATGGGCGTGGAGCTCAGCATGGGCCTGTGCACAGGCGCTGCCTTTTAGTAAATAG
- a CDS encoding EAL domain-containing protein: MSLIRSEHKINILLLLVAGMLPLLLGLLFTFVESRLMVKRDLESTAQIAMNHAENISTQAWQMVDRLQRFYGQPCDVIGDELQRLGSVFSYFRAIGVIHNTDVYCSSTFGSTLTPLSRVIQQPLPDTYSSERWSLSIAGSDNVKERPALIFVQMPPMGYGAYAMVDAQYLIDLMTAISKIRGYQLILQMDNGHPIQTGPTITPHRSLFSTSALEIKSSRFPITLNITAPATQEITNWKQAFFTFLPLAIILSLLFTTAMWYWQKRKLFFREEIRKGIANGEFSVYYQPIYDAESRTCTGVETLLRWRRSNGLWIRPDIFISAAEAESMIIPITRHLFDLVASDIASWQVKPGFHLGLNVAAEHLHHPSFESDVHRFAEKVAAHSLSITLELTERNLISNGPEIIQRLHQLREDGFMIAIDDFGTGHCSLSYLQNFPLDCLKIDQGFVSAISSPDEEAPILDAIINLSHRIKLQSVAEGVETEQQLMYLQRRGVKYIQGFLYAKPMDNESLLVWLHYNGNKPIESFMNKNKEGEKQ, encoded by the coding sequence ATGAGCCTCATACGTAGTGAACATAAAATCAACATATTGCTGTTACTGGTTGCAGGTATGCTGCCACTGCTGCTTGGTTTATTGTTCACCTTTGTTGAGTCCAGATTAATGGTAAAGCGCGATTTGGAATCCACTGCGCAAATCGCAATGAATCATGCCGAGAATATTTCGACACAGGCATGGCAGATGGTGGATCGCCTCCAGCGCTTTTATGGTCAGCCCTGCGACGTCATCGGCGATGAATTGCAACGTCTTGGCTCGGTCTTTTCTTACTTCCGCGCTATCGGCGTTATCCATAATACTGACGTCTATTGCTCTTCAACGTTTGGCAGCACGCTGACGCCACTCAGCCGCGTCATTCAGCAGCCGCTACCGGATACCTATTCTTCTGAACGATGGAGCCTATCGATTGCTGGTTCAGATAACGTCAAAGAACGCCCAGCGCTGATCTTTGTCCAAATGCCTCCTATGGGTTACGGCGCTTATGCCATGGTCGATGCGCAATATCTGATCGATCTCATGACTGCGATTAGCAAGATTCGGGGCTATCAACTTATCCTGCAAATGGATAACGGTCACCCGATTCAAACGGGCCCAACCATTACGCCGCACAGGAGCCTATTTTCTACCTCTGCGCTTGAAATCAAATCGAGCCGCTTTCCGATTACCCTCAATATTACCGCTCCCGCCACCCAGGAAATTACCAACTGGAAGCAGGCATTTTTCACGTTTCTGCCACTGGCCATTATTCTCTCTCTGCTTTTCACTACAGCGATGTGGTACTGGCAAAAACGTAAGCTATTCTTTCGCGAAGAAATCCGTAAGGGCATCGCTAACGGCGAATTTTCCGTCTATTACCAGCCTATCTATGACGCGGAATCGAGAACCTGCACCGGAGTAGAGACGTTATTGCGCTGGCGACGCAGTAATGGGCTGTGGATTAGACCCGATATATTTATCTCTGCCGCCGAAGCAGAAAGTATGATTATTCCCATCACGCGGCATTTATTTGATCTGGTGGCGTCAGATATCGCCAGTTGGCAGGTAAAACCGGGGTTTCATCTGGGGCTCAACGTTGCAGCGGAGCATTTACATCACCCAAGTTTCGAATCAGACGTACACCGCTTCGCAGAGAAAGTCGCCGCTCATTCATTAAGCATTACACTGGAGCTGACAGAACGTAACCTCATCAGCAACGGCCCTGAAATCATACAGCGCCTGCATCAGCTGCGTGAAGATGGCTTTATGATTGCCATTGATGACTTCGGTACCGGCCACTGTTCACTCTCTTATCTGCAAAACTTCCCACTGGATTGCCTGAAAATAGATCAGGGATTTGTCAGCGCAATCTCATCACCGGATGAAGAAGCCCCGATTCTTGATGCCATTATTAATTTGAGCCATCGCATCAAGCTTCAATCTGTAGCAGAAGGCGTAGAAACCGAACAGCAGCTCATGTACTTGCAGCGGCGCGGTGTCAAATATATACAGGGATTCCTTTATGCCAAGCCGATGGACAATGAATCATTACTGGTCTGGCTTCACTACAATGGTAATAAACCGATTGAGAGCTTTATGAATAAAAACAAAGAAGGGGAAAAGCAGTAA
- a CDS encoding Ail/Lom family outer membrane beta-barrel protein, translating into MKKTTLLLSTLIACAMGMSAAQATQTVSLGYAQAKVDDFKDPKGITAKYHYQGDSALGIIGSFTYVSAEQTEYYQNSSSDVYQLKYYSLMAGPSYRFNEYVSVYGLAGIGHGKSSWEEGDAVRESGSESKSSFAYGAGIQITPVANWAIDIGYEGTKIDETRVDGFNIGVGYRF; encoded by the coding sequence ATGAAAAAAACAACACTGCTACTCTCCACTTTGATTGCTTGTGCTATGGGAATGTCTGCTGCTCAGGCGACACAAACCGTATCTTTGGGTTATGCTCAGGCGAAAGTCGATGATTTTAAAGATCCAAAAGGGATTACGGCCAAATATCATTATCAGGGCGATTCCGCTCTTGGCATTATTGGCTCTTTCACTTATGTGAGCGCGGAACAAACTGAGTATTATCAGAATTCAAGCAGTGATGTTTATCAGCTGAAATACTATTCACTCATGGCTGGTCCATCTTACCGCTTTAACGAATATGTCAGTGTTTATGGTTTGGCGGGTATTGGCCACGGTAAATCAAGTTGGGAAGAGGGAGATGCTGTCCGTGAATCGGGTAGTGAAAGTAAATCCAGCTTCGCTTACGGCGCCGGTATTCAAATTACGCCAGTAGCAAACTGGGCGATTGATATTGGCTACGAAGGCACGAAAATCGATGAAACGCGTGTAGACGGTTTTAATATTGGTGTCGGTTACCGTTTCTGA
- the eptB gene encoding kdo(2)-lipid A phosphoethanolamine 7''-transferase, with the protein MKFVASFSQPKLSFVLAIYIGLFLNISVYYRRFDYFSLSAGSQVPTFIPALVELTVSILFTFFLMRIISLGGRRFYRIIASLLVLISVAASYYMTFFNVVIGYGIIAAVMTTDIDLSKEVIGFRFFLWMLVVSALPLFLIWKNSLRHTLIEQLKSPGKRLIPLLVLIAVVALVWMPLRYMDNVQSVSERESNVDLPSYGGVVAHSYLPSNWLSALGLFAYTKYDESQDSSNLFDPAQHFTYVPPKGIDDTYVVFIIGETTRWDHMGLLGYERDTTPKLSKEKNLVAFRGQSCDTSTKLSMRCMFVREGGTEDNAQRTLKERNIFSVLKELGFTSELFAMQSEVWFYNSIEANNYSFREMIASEKHNDGKSVQDMLLVDEVKESLARYPKGKHLIVLHTKGSHYLYSMRYPRSYARYQPECMGVDASCTREQLINAFDNSVLYTDSFIDSVIDQVRDKKAIVFYASDHGESIDDNYHLHGTPRQMAPPEQFRSPMMVWTSDKFLADADNQHAFEQLKAQQRVGKTHRHEELFDTILGCVGYTSPDGGINPKNNWCQKSAN; encoded by the coding sequence ATGAAGTTTGTAGCATCTTTTTCGCAACCCAAATTATCGTTTGTCCTGGCAATTTATATTGGTCTTTTTCTCAATATCTCAGTGTATTATCGCCGGTTTGATTATTTTTCACTCTCTGCTGGTAGTCAGGTTCCAACGTTTATTCCCGCTCTTGTCGAATTGACCGTGAGTATCCTATTTACCTTTTTCCTTATGAGGATTATTTCACTCGGGGGGCGCCGTTTTTATCGGATAATCGCTTCTCTCTTGGTACTGATCTCCGTTGCTGCCAGCTATTACATGACGTTTTTTAATGTTGTGATTGGCTATGGCATTATTGCTGCGGTCATGACCACGGATATTGATCTTTCTAAAGAAGTCATTGGTTTTCGTTTTTTCCTGTGGATGCTGGTGGTAAGTGCGCTGCCGCTGTTTTTGATCTGGAAGAACTCGCTACGTCATACGCTGATCGAACAGCTTAAATCACCGGGAAAGCGGTTGATTCCTCTTTTGGTTCTTATCGCCGTTGTTGCGCTGGTTTGGATGCCGCTTCGCTATATGGATAACGTTCAGTCAGTGTCCGAGCGAGAATCCAATGTGGATTTGCCCAGCTATGGTGGTGTAGTCGCTCACTCGTATCTGCCTTCTAACTGGTTGTCTGCTTTAGGATTATTTGCATACACCAAGTATGACGAGAGCCAGGATTCTTCTAATCTTTTCGATCCGGCTCAGCATTTTACCTATGTCCCGCCGAAAGGCATTGATGATACCTACGTCGTTTTCATTATCGGTGAAACCACCCGCTGGGATCATATGGGGTTGTTAGGCTACGAGCGAGATACGACGCCGAAGCTATCAAAAGAAAAAAACCTGGTCGCATTCCGCGGTCAGTCGTGTGATACCTCAACCAAACTTTCCATGCGCTGTATGTTTGTGCGAGAAGGCGGTACGGAAGACAACGCACAGCGAACGCTGAAAGAACGGAATATCTTTTCCGTACTGAAAGAGTTGGGCTTTACCTCTGAGCTGTTTGCTATGCAAAGTGAGGTGTGGTTTTACAATAGTATCGAGGCAAACAACTATTCTTTCCGTGAGATGATTGCGTCAGAGAAACACAATGACGGCAAGTCAGTGCAGGATATGTTGCTGGTCGACGAGGTCAAGGAGTCGCTGGCACGCTACCCCAAAGGTAAGCATCTGATTGTGTTGCATACCAAAGGTTCCCACTATCTGTATTCCATGCGCTATCCCCGCAGCTATGCGCGCTATCAGCCAGAATGTATGGGCGTTGATGCCTCTTGTACGCGTGAGCAGTTGATTAATGCTTTCGATAATAGCGTGCTCTATACCGATAGCTTTATTGATAGCGTGATTGATCAGGTGCGGGATAAGAAAGCGATTGTGTTTTATGCCTCCGATCATGGTGAATCCATCGATGATAACTATCATTTACACGGCACGCCGCGTCAGATGGCACCGCCTGAACAGTTCCGTTCACCGATGATGGTATGGACATCGGATAAGTTTCTGGCTGACGCCGATAATCAGCATGCGTTCGAGCAGTTGAAGGCTCAGCAGCGCGTTGGCAAAACACATCGCCATGAAGAGCTGTTTGATACGATTCTTGGATGTGTGGGATACACATCGCCTGACGGCGGTATTAACCCTAAAAATAACTGGTGCCAGAAATCTGCTAATTGA